One Equus asinus isolate D_3611 breed Donkey chromosome 19, EquAss-T2T_v2, whole genome shotgun sequence genomic region harbors:
- the KCNE4 gene encoding potassium voltage-gated channel subfamily E member 4, giving the protein MLKMEPLNSTDPSTAAPSSPLELHVPASGSGNGNEYFYVLVVMSFYGIFLMGIMLGYMKSKRREKKSSLLLLYKDEERLWGEAMKPLPVVSGLRSVQVPMMLNMLQESVAPALSCTLCSMEGDSVSSESSSPDVHLTIQEEGADDELGETSETPLNESSEGSSENIHQNS; this is encoded by the coding sequence ATGCTGAAGATGGAGCCTCTGAACAGCACGGACCCCAGCACCgcagcccccagcagccccctCGAGTTGCATGTGCCCGCCAGTGGCAGTGGCAACGGCAATGAATACTTCTACGTTCTGGTTGTTATGTCCTTCTACGGCATTTTCTTGATGGGGATCATGCTGGGGTACATGAAATCCAAGAGGCGGGAGAAGAAGTCCAGCCTGCTGCTGCTGTACAAAGACGAAGAGAGGCTCTGGGGGGAGGCCATGAAGCCGCTGCCCgtggtgtccggcctgaggtcgGTGCAGGTGCCCATGATGCTGAACATGCTGCAGGAGAGCGTGGCGCCCGCCCTGTCCTGCACCCTCTGCTCCATGGAAGGAGACAGCGTGAGCTCCGAATCCTCCTCCCCTGACGTGCACCTCACCATCCAGGAGGAGGGGGCGGATGACGAGCTGGGGGAGACTTCGGAGACGCCTCTTAATGAAAGCAGCGAAGGGTCCTCGGAGAACATCCATCAGAATTCCTAG